One Hydrotalea sp. genomic region harbors:
- a CDS encoding NAD(P)H-hydrate dehydratase produces PIWRNCAIIGGMIRQIVANQPAMWRAALRRAMVPRADDNKYRRGTILIRGGAMVGAGVLCATAARRAGAGLVTIFAGARDRAIYLSAQPGLLFSAESFIFQRNVWRTCLSPARQNRAQVIVIGPGCAATRATRRDVLAAIKTGRATLVDAGGITAFANRAPLLRRALQQHPNPNIIFTPHAGELAALNIPAMPPPNAAPDAAPNAARDASPDATRDAARDAESNDAAKIARAASAAEYLGAVVLLKGATTVVATPFGESATARTPPAPRQPMPQPMRPPVSVF; encoded by the coding sequence CCCATTTGGCGGAATTGCGCTATCATCGGGGGCATGATTCGACAAATTGTTGCCAACCAACCCGCCATGTGGCGGGCGGCGTTGCGCCGCGCCATGGTGCCGCGCGCCGACGACAATAAATATCGCCGTGGCACGATTTTAATTCGCGGTGGTGCCATGGTGGGCGCGGGTGTTTTGTGCGCCACCGCCGCACGCCGCGCCGGTGCGGGGTTGGTTACCATTTTTGCCGGCGCGCGCGACCGCGCCATTTATTTGTCGGCGCAACCCGGGTTGTTGTTTTCGGCGGAATCTTTTATTTTTCAGCGCAATGTTTGGCGCACATGTTTGTCGCCGGCGCGGCAAAACCGGGCGCAGGTTATTGTCATCGGCCCCGGTTGCGCCGCCACCCGCGCCACGCGGCGCGATGTTTTGGCCGCCATAAAAACCGGCCGTGCAACATTGGTCGACGCCGGCGGCATAACCGCGTTCGCCAACCGCGCACCATTATTGCGCCGTGCGTTGCAACAACACCCCAACCCCAACATTATTTTCACCCCGCACGCCGGCGAATTAGCCGCCTTGAACATTCCCGCCATGCCACCCCCCAATGCCGCCCCCGATGCCGCCCCCAATGCCGCCCGCGATGCCTCCCCCGATGCCACCCGTGATGCCGCCCGCGATGCCGAATCAAACGACGCGGCAAAAATCGCCCGCGCCGCGTCAGCCGCCGAATATTTGGGGGCGGTGGTGTTGTTAAAGGGCGCAACCACCGTCGTCGCCACGCCATTCGGCGAATCCGCCACGGCGCGCACGCCCCCCGCGCCGCGCCAACCCATGCCCCAACCCATGCGCCCACCCGTGTCAGTGTTTTAA
- a CDS encoding NAD(P)H-hydrate dehydratase: MATGGSGDVLSGVIAAILSAGVGRGIMGGGGTGMDGFLAASAGAFIHAAAARQHQFGMIAEDLPPSIAAVLGDILQ, encoded by the coding sequence TTGGCCACCGGCGGCAGTGGCGATGTTTTATCGGGCGTTATCGCCGCCATATTGTCGGCCGGGGTCGGGCGCGGCATAATGGGCGGGGGCGGCACGGGCATGGATGGTTTCCTGGCGGCATCGGCCGGGGCATTCATTCACGCGGCGGCCGCGCGCCAACATCAATTTGGCATGATAGCCGAGGATTTGCCGCCGTCCATCGCCGCCGTGTTGGGCGACATATTGCAATGA
- a CDS encoding 3-keto-5-aminohexanoate cleavage protein: MMNFEPFITCAINGSGATEDKHPNIPTTPKDIADNVAAAARAGAAICHIHARDQKTKKGIRGQELYPQILDEIKKQKIDVVLNFTAGMGGDISFGSVENPVPLANTTDMVGPTERLKHVKQCLPEITTLDCGSLNFGDANYITCHTPPILREMAKQVQAMGVKPELEVFDTGNLWLAKNMIEEGLIASPAMIQLCMGIPYGAPADITTLMAMVHQLPKDCVWSSFAISRNQLPWVGVTAMAGGNIRVGLEDNIYLGKGQFATNEELVKRARTILENMGAKIMGPQAVRDKLNLKKQW; this comes from the coding sequence ATGATGAATTTCGAACCATTTATTACCTGCGCCATTAACGGCAGTGGCGCGACCGAGGACAAACACCCCAACATTCCCACCACGCCAAAGGATATTGCCGACAACGTGGCCGCCGCCGCCCGCGCCGGTGCCGCCATTTGCCATATTCACGCCCGCGACCAAAAAACGAAAAAGGGAATCCGCGGCCAGGAACTTTACCCACAAATTTTAGACGAAATTAAAAAACAAAAAATCGACGTGGTGTTAAATTTCACCGCCGGCATGGGCGGCGACATCAGCTTTGGTTCGGTTGAAAACCCGGTGCCGTTGGCCAACACCACCGACATGGTCGGCCCGACGGAACGTTTAAAACACGTGAAGCAATGCCTGCCCGAAATTACGACGCTCGATTGCGGGTCGCTCAATTTTGGCGACGCCAATTACATCACTTGCCACACGCCGCCAATTTTGCGCGAAATGGCCAAGCAGGTTCAGGCCATGGGCGTAAAACCCGAATTGGAAGTTTTCGACACCGGCAATTTGTGGCTGGCAAAAAACATGATAGAGGAGGGGCTTATCGCATCCCCCGCCATGATTCAATTATGCATGGGCATTCCATATGGCGCGCCGGCCGACATAACCACGTTGATGGCGATGGTGCACCAATTACCGAAAGATTGCGTTTGGTCGTCGTTCGCCATTTCGCGCAACCAATTGCCGTGGGTTGGGGTTACCGCCATGGCCGGCGGCAACATTCGCGTTGGGTTGGAAGACAACATTTACCTGGGCAAGGGGCAATTTGCCACCAACGAAGAATTGGTAAAACGCGCCCGCACCATTTTGGAAAACATGGGGGCAAAAATCATGGGCCCCCAAGCCGTCCGCGACAAACTCAACCTAAAAAAGCAGTGGTAG
- a CDS encoding AAA family ATPase: MRAIGARNCRSRGKELFFMQKRLFFYLTPPKESPIIAKIVKNKGACYYWGITPMMRLKSFQIKDYKSIQDTGIVEVPEDYNLVALLGQNESGKSAVLEALRDFQKQEISEEALRDTNIASIACSYKITNKENFRTRLQNSLKNFLSRRGENFEKIDLTLTLDKLDVIKLIFSSEDDELTIDDNSYNIISASIPDKESPSDEITPSATQKIFNIAQEKLAELIWSRCTPAIKFFNGRAPMLPDSITIADLTKKDNNEEGYQAVKNFERILGINLAEISGSSNQKKRDEEVRCSKIISDMFNNSWRQRLHFENSGEGALIKFSFQEGGGNQPGPRIDFFINTQSDKHLKPSQKSLGFSLFFSFWLEMQGQGSIIFLLDEPDQHLHIKAQEDLLKFLEEISDNKDDQQVQIIYSTHSPFLINVDKKLYRNRIVINKKEEGTQVNLVSKPVENNNGYDAITPITRAMGISNNFNFSFNEKVVILEEISGFYYMEGMRKLLGIDKSYKFIPATGAGNIPSIVSYAIGYGLEWLVVMDKDNDSDERSVISKRIYGELLKFFNNEDDAQEKIKILKFSEIEHMFEETDFKLFRGERSIKFEKGKACISKDKPMLAASFSAKIDNDNIKKEDISEIAQKNFKEIFDFIDKGFTK; the protein is encoded by the coding sequence ATGCGCGCAATAGGCGCGCGAAACTGCCGCAGTCGAGGCAAAGAGCTGTTTTTTATGCAAAAAAGGCTATTTTTTTATTTGACTCCCCCAAAAGAATCACCAATAATTGCAAAAATTGTTAAAAACAAGGGGGCATGCTATTATTGGGGAATCACGCCTATGATGAGATTGAAGAGCTTTCAAATAAAAGATTATAAATCAATACAGGACACTGGAATTGTAGAAGTGCCTGAAGATTATAATTTGGTGGCGTTGTTAGGGCAAAATGAATCAGGCAAGAGCGCAGTGTTGGAAGCATTGCGAGATTTTCAAAAACAAGAAATTAGCGAAGAAGCTTTACGAGATACAAATATTGCTTCCATTGCTTGTAGCTATAAAATAACAAATAAAGAAAATTTTAGAACAAGATTACAAAATAGTCTAAAAAATTTTCTAAGTCGAAGAGGCGAGAATTTTGAAAAAATAGATTTAACGCTCACTCTAGATAAATTGGATGTAATAAAGTTGATATTTTCTTCCGAAGATGATGAATTAACCATAGATGATAATTCTTATAATATAATAAGCGCATCTATTCCTGATAAAGAATCGCCTAGCGATGAAATAACTCCCTCTGCTACACAAAAAATTTTTAATATAGCCCAAGAAAAATTGGCAGAGCTTATTTGGAGTAGGTGCACACCAGCAATAAAATTTTTTAATGGTCGCGCTCCTATGTTGCCAGATAGCATTACGATTGCTGATTTGACAAAAAAAGACAATAACGAAGAAGGCTATCAGGCGGTTAAGAATTTTGAAAGAATTCTTGGTATTAATTTAGCAGAAATCAGCGGCTCTAGTAATCAAAAAAAAAGAGATGAGGAAGTTCGCTGTAGTAAAATAATATCAGATATGTTTAATAATAGTTGGCGACAAAGGCTTCATTTTGAGAATTCAGGAGAGGGCGCGCTTATTAAATTTTCTTTTCAGGAGGGCGGTGGCAATCAGCCAGGCCCCCGCATTGATTTTTTTATCAACACTCAATCAGATAAACATTTAAAACCTAGCCAAAAAAGCTTGGGATTTTCTTTATTTTTTTCTTTTTGGTTAGAAATGCAAGGTCAAGGAAGCATAATCTTTTTATTAGATGAGCCAGACCAGCATTTACACATTAAAGCACAAGAAGATTTATTAAAATTTTTAGAAGAGATTAGCGATAATAAAGATGACCAACAAGTGCAAATTATTTACAGCACCCACTCGCCATTTTTGATTAATGTTGATAAAAAATTATACAGAAATAGAATAGTGATTAATAAAAAAGAGGAAGGCACGCAGGTCAATTTGGTTTCAAAGCCTGTAGAAAATAATAATGGATATGATGCAATAACACCAATAACGCGCGCCATGGGCATAAGTAATAATTTTAATTTCTCATTTAATGAAAAAGTGGTGATATTAGAAGAAATTTCCGGTTTTTATTATATGGAGGGGATGAGAAAATTATTAGGGATAGACAAATCTTATAAATTTATTCCAGCTACAGGCGCAGGCAATATCCCATCCATTGTTTCTTACGCAATAGGCTATGGGTTGGAATGGTTAGTGGTTATGGATAAGGACAATGACTCAGATGAGCGAAGCGTAATTAGCAAAAGAATTTATGGCGAGCTATTAAAATTTTTTAACAATGAAGACGACGCTCAGGAAAAAATAAAAATTTTAAAATTTTCAGAAATAGAACATATGTTTGAAGAAACAGATTTTAAATTATTTAGAGGTGAACGCTCCATAAAATTTGAAAAGGGCAAGGCCTGTATAAGCAAAGATAAGCCTATGTTAGCGGCATCGTTCTCAGCAAAAATAGATAATGATAATATTAAAAAAGAAGATATTTCAGAAATTGCTCAAAAAAATTTTAAAGAAATTTTTGATTTTATAGATAAAGGATTTACAAAATAA
- the guaB gene encoding IMP dehydrogenase produces the protein LPKDTDLATCLAYGQTDKAAYGQNNKSPGAGGINLQLPILSAAMDTVTASKMAIIMARRGGMGVIHKNMSIADQADEVRRVKRAESLMVENPITIRPDMTLGAARVLMRRHKITGFPVVDGDNKLVGILTHRDERFCDDETLTVDKLMTRDLVTAAKNITKGEAEKLLHQHRIEKLLIVDGARCVGLMTAKDLSSLTENPGASKDKDGHLRVAAATGVGDAGYERGAALAAAGVDMLVIDTAHGHSDGVMAQVKKFRAEFNNLIICAGNVATAEAVRDLHAAGADVVKVGIGPGSICTTRIVAGVGVPQLTAIMNCAGIARALGVSIIADGGLRHSGDMAKALAAGADAVMIGGLLAGTDESPGDVFVYEGRSYKTYRGMGSTGAMGAGSADRYFQENVLETMTMTTERKDNVDGAGEDTRRTAADKFVPEGVEGQVAYKGAASAVLYQLAGGLRSAMGYTGAKNLAELRTAQFCRITTAGVIESHPHDITITREP, from the coding sequence TATTGCCAAAAGATACCGACCTGGCGACTTGCCTGGCTTACGGCCAGACAGATAAGGCGGCTTACGGCCAAAATAACAAATCACCCGGCGCGGGCGGCATTAACCTGCAATTACCAATTTTATCGGCGGCGATGGATACCGTCACCGCCAGCAAAATGGCGATAATCATGGCGCGGCGCGGCGGCATGGGCGTTATACATAAAAACATGTCAATCGCCGACCAGGCCGATGAGGTCAGGCGCGTCAAACGCGCCGAGAGCTTGATGGTCGAAAACCCCATCACCATTCGCCCCGACATGACATTGGGCGCGGCGCGGGTGTTGATGCGGCGGCACAAAATTACCGGCTTTCCAGTGGTCGATGGTGACAATAAATTGGTGGGGATTTTAACCCATCGCGATGAACGTTTTTGCGACGATGAAACCCTGACGGTCGATAAATTGATGACGCGCGACCTTGTCACCGCAGCCAAAAACATCACCAAGGGCGAGGCCGAAAAATTGCTCCACCAGCATCGCATCGAAAAATTATTGATTGTCGATGGTGCGCGTTGCGTCGGGTTGATGACCGCCAAGGATTTAAGCTCGCTGACCGAAAACCCGGGGGCGAGCAAAGATAAAGACGGCCATTTGCGCGTCGCCGCCGCCACCGGCGTGGGCGATGCGGGTTATGAACGGGGTGCGGCCCTGGCGGCGGCCGGCGTTGATATGCTGGTGATTGACACCGCCCATGGCCACAGCGACGGGGTGATGGCGCAGGTAAAAAAATTTCGCGCCGAATTTAACAACCTGATAATTTGCGCCGGCAATGTTGCCACGGCCGAGGCAGTGCGCGATTTGCACGCCGCCGGGGCCGACGTGGTTAAGGTCGGCATTGGCCCGGGTTCGATATGCACGACGCGGATAGTCGCCGGCGTCGGCGTGCCGCAATTAACCGCCATTATGAATTGCGCCGGCATTGCCCGCGCGTTGGGCGTCAGTATTATTGCCGACGGCGGGTTGCGCCATTCGGGCGACATGGCCAAGGCCTTGGCCGCCGGGGCCGACGCGGTGATGATTGGTGGCTTGCTGGCCGGCACCGACGAATCGCCGGGCGATGTTTTCGTTTACGAGGGGCGGTCTTACAAAACATATCGCGGCATGGGGTCAACCGGCGCCATGGGGGCGGGCAGTGCCGACCGTTATTTCCAAGAAAATGTTTTAGAAACCATGACCATGACAACGGAGCGCAAGGACAATGTTGATGGCGCGGGCGAGGACACCCGCCGCACCGCCGCCGATAAATTCGTGCCCGAGGGGGTCGAGGGGCAAGTGGCATACAAAGGGGCGGCGTCGGCCGTGTTATACCAATTGGCCGGCGGTTTGCGGTCGGCGATGGGTTACACCGGCGCAAAAAACTTGGCCGAATTACGCACCGCACAATTTTGCCGCATCACCACCGCCGGCGTTATCGAATCGCACCCGCACGACATCACCATAACGCGAGAACCGTAG
- a CDS encoding class I SAM-dependent methyltransferase has translation MGKTMGKNMGASTIINTTTTTTKTSKKIPFLVKVDNFISDNNAFGRWVKRVWLKKFRDKLLYNFLAWRYRDDDWVFMNYGYGPNRREKLFPLQKQDVADRYCIEMYRLIAKKVDLRNKFLLEIGCGRGGGASFLARYFKPKKITAIDIAKQAIRFCRNKYKNIGNLSFYTGDAEKLFFLDASFDAVINIESVQGYGDVEKFLAEVRRVLTKNGHFFCATFLPPPELQLLQESIKASGLKIIETTNLTPNVLAALDADNDRKKAMIDKKVDKKLLKDFYEFAGLKGSQHYRNFASGKMLYYSFLCQKI, from the coding sequence ATGGGTAAAACCATGGGTAAAAACATGGGCGCGAGCACAATCATCAACACCACTACCACCACCACAAAAACAAGTAAAAAAATACCTTTTTTAGTTAAGGTTGATAATTTTATTTCTGATAACAACGCCTTTGGCCGTTGGGTGAAGCGTGTATGGTTAAAAAAATTTAGAGACAAGCTACTTTATAATTTCTTGGCCTGGCGTTATCGCGATGACGATTGGGTTTTTATGAATTATGGCTATGGGCCAAATAGGCGCGAAAAACTATTTCCGTTACAAAAACAAGATGTCGCCGATAGATATTGTATCGAAATGTATCGCTTGATAGCGAAAAAAGTTGATTTGCGTAATAAATTTCTGTTGGAGATTGGCTGTGGCCGTGGCGGCGGCGCGTCGTTTTTGGCGCGTTATTTTAAACCAAAAAAAATTACCGCGATTGATATTGCCAAACAGGCCATTCGATTTTGCCGTAACAAATATAAAAATATTGGCAACTTATCATTTTACACCGGCGATGCTGAAAAATTGTTTTTTCTTGACGCCAGTTTTGACGCCGTTATCAATATCGAATCGGTGCAGGGTTATGGCGATGTTGAAAAATTTTTGGCTGAGGTCAGACGGGTCTTAACAAAAAATGGGCATTTCTTTTGCGCGACATTTTTGCCGCCGCCAGAATTGCAATTGTTGCAAGAATCCATCAAGGCGTCGGGTTTAAAAATTATTGAAACCACCAATTTGACGCCCAATGTATTGGCCGCGTTGGATGCCGATAACGATAGGAAAAAAGCGATGATAGATAAAAAAGTCGACAAAAAATTGTTAAAAGATTTTTATGAATTTGCCGGCCTGAAGGGCAGTCAACATTATAGAAATTTTGCATCGGGCAAAATGCTTTATTATAGTTTTTTGTGCCAAAAAATATAA
- a CDS encoding glutathione S-transferase family protein, with protein MKLYGRIGTGVAAVEALFHELEVPHEYVEVPVSNDGSYRLDPAFLGINPMGQVPYIECDDGTTMAESAAMMVAIADRFGRNKMVSHGLYIPSADDPTRNAYMRWMVFFASGVYYHHLFYAYSNRYVSSPTAQGELRTNSLRELDRLFDFASSQLGNQPYFLGEDCSPFDLYAAMLFAWHPDWATFAKKKPLIKEFCKRIFTRPKSQKTWEKHELLGLVQ; from the coding sequence ATGAAGTTGTATGGTCGCATTGGAACTGGCGTTGCCGCGGTGGAGGCTCTGTTCCACGAGCTGGAGGTGCCCCACGAATATGTTGAGGTGCCGGTCAGCAATGATGGCTCCTACCGCCTTGACCCGGCGTTCCTTGGTATTAACCCGATGGGCCAGGTGCCCTATATCGAATGCGACGATGGCACGACCATGGCCGAATCGGCCGCCATGATGGTCGCCATCGCCGACCGGTTTGGTCGCAACAAAATGGTTAGTCATGGGCTTTATATCCCCAGCGCGGACGACCCAACGCGCAATGCCTATATGCGGTGGATGGTGTTTTTCGCTAGCGGCGTTTATTACCACCATCTTTTTTATGCCTATTCTAATCGTTATGTTTCATCCCCCACGGCGCAGGGCGAATTGCGCACCAACAGCCTGCGCGAGCTTGATAGATTGTTTGATTTTGCCAGCAGTCAATTGGGCAATCAACCCTATTTTTTGGGCGAGGATTGCTCGCCATTTGATTTATATGCCGCGATGTTATTTGCCTGGCACCCCGATTGGGCAACATTTGCCAAGAAAAAACCATTGATAAAGGAATTTTGCAAAAGGATCTTTACCCGCCCCAAATCACAGAAAACGTGGGAAAAACATGAGTTATTAGGCCTGGTGCAATAG
- a CDS encoding nicotinate-nucleotide--dimethylbenzimidazole phosphoribosyltransferase, with translation MTNKPNNNLKTLADWRGLLTTIEHAMQGFSAKQAAAAMACAARENALTKPAGSLGRLEDLSQWFYKTRGVYDNISSEKLLSTILVFAGNHGVAVDGGVSAFPPIVTAMMVKNFNDGGAAINQMARWTNAKLNVISMNDLQPTNNFATMTEPTPAMTEEKFCQALKTGFDAVDKNTHLVVLGEMGIGNSTAASAICHCLYGGDVAHWVGRGTGINDETLAHKQSAVAQGVAQYQKLFAGKKGLETLQFFGGFEMAGIMGAIIAGLYHHIPIILDSYVTVATFACLTSCFNDSTHVLAGVMTPHCPQGWHDKAAEKNTAYQDAYHGHAMLLKQLGKEPLVDLGLRLGEGTGGVVALQILRGALQCHHGMATFADAGVAEKTN, from the coding sequence ATGACCAATAAGCCAAACAACAACCTAAAGACCCTAGCCGATTGGCGTGGTTTATTAACCACCATTGAGCATGCAATGCAGGGTTTTTCCGCCAAGCAAGCGGCGGCGGCAATGGCTTGCGCGGCGCGCGAAAACGCCCTGACCAAACCTGCCGGGTCGCTCGGCCGGTTGGAGGATTTAAGCCAATGGTTTTACAAAACGCGCGGTGTTTATGACAATATATCGTCCGAAAAATTGCTAAGCACCATATTGGTATTTGCCGGTAACCATGGTGTGGCGGTTGATGGCGGGGTGTCGGCCTTTCCGCCGATTGTCACCGCGATGATGGTAAAAAACTTTAACGATGGCGGTGCCGCCATTAACCAGATGGCGCGTTGGACCAACGCCAAATTAAATGTCATCAGCATGAATGATTTGCAACCAACCAACAATTTTGCCACCATGACCGAACCGACGCCGGCGATGACGGAAGAAAAATTTTGCCAGGCATTAAAAACTGGTTTTGACGCGGTTGATAAAAACACACACCTGGTGGTGTTGGGTGAAATGGGGATTGGCAATTCAACTGCCGCCAGCGCAATTTGCCATTGTTTATATGGTGGCGATGTCGCCCATTGGGTCGGGCGCGGCACCGGCATCAACGACGAAACCCTGGCCCACAAACAATCGGCCGTTGCCCAGGGCGTGGCGCAATATCAAAAACTCTTCGCCGGTAAAAAGGGCCTCGAGACATTGCAATTTTTTGGCGGGTTTGAAATGGCCGGTATCATGGGTGCCATCATCGCCGGTCTTTACCACCATATACCAATTATATTGGATAGTTATGTCACGGTCGCAACCTTTGCCTGCTTGACGTCCTGTTTCAACGATAGCACCCATGTCTTGGCCGGGGTGATGACGCCCCATTGCCCGCAGGGTTGGCATGATAAAGCCGCGGAGAAAAACACGGCTTACCAAGATGCCTATCACGGCCACGCGATGTTGTTAAAACAATTGGGTAAGGAGCCGCTGGTTGATTTGGGGTTGCGGCTGGGCGAGGGCACTGGCGGCGTGGTCGCGTTACAGATATTACGCGGCGCGTTGCAATGCCACCACGGCATGGCCACCTTCGCCGACGCTGGGGTAGCGGAAAAAACAAATTAA
- a CDS encoding ferredoxin family protein: MTYIVNENCIKCLYQDCVEVCPVDCFYMGENMLVISPDECIDCGVCEPECPADAILPDTVKEAEAWLDLNKQYAKVWPNILKKGDVPADADKWKGVGDKLKNHFSEKPGKP; encoded by the coding sequence ATGACCTACATCGTTAACGAAAATTGTATCAAATGCCTTTACCAAGATTGTGTTGAGGTTTGTCCGGTGGATTGTTTCTACATGGGTGAAAACATGCTGGTTATCAGCCCCGATGAATGTATCGATTGCGGGGTGTGCGAACCCGAATGCCCGGCCGATGCCATTTTGCCCGACACAGTGAAGGAGGCCGAGGCTTGGCTCGACCTTAACAAACAATACGCAAAAGTTTGGCCCAACATATTAAAAAAAGGTGACGTGCCGGCCGACGCCGACAAGTGGAAGGGCGTGGGCGACAAATTAAAAAATCACTTCAGTGAAAAACCCGGCAAGCCATAA
- a CDS encoding enoyl-CoA hydratase/isomerase family protein — MAAQHIIAPSIKNSYDKNMTEVLQKIDKGVLTLTLNRPEKLNALSDSMMTTLQAAIIDADKNDAVRVVVVHGAGRGFCAGAAIDEMAKKSAKDLQTEQFITKNWEALAQCTKPTIAAVHGFAFGGGLELAMMADIIIATPDAKLALPEITLAVMPGAGGTARLSRLIPSQMARYHILTGERFSGEQAMAWGLVARVFADDAIMPAVEKIATTMAQYSRSALQSIKASLRDALELPLAQAIKNERQRFYNLFDSDEQKTAMEKFLQKK, encoded by the coding sequence ATGGCCGCACAACATATTATTGCCCCCAGCATCAAAAATAGCTATGATAAAAACATGACCGAGGTTTTACAAAAAATAGATAAGGGCGTTCTGACCCTGACGCTCAATCGACCTGAAAAATTAAATGCCTTATCCGACAGCATGATGACGACGTTGCAGGCGGCGATTATTGACGCCGATAAAAACGATGCGGTGCGGGTGGTGGTGGTGCATGGCGCGGGGCGCGGGTTTTGCGCCGGTGCGGCGATTGACGAAATGGCAAAAAAATCGGCCAAGGATTTACAAACCGAACAATTTATTACCAAAAATTGGGAAGCCTTGGCGCAATGCACCAAACCGACCATCGCCGCGGTGCATGGTTTTGCCTTTGGCGGCGGTTTAGAATTGGCGATGATGGCCGATATAATTATCGCCACGCCCGATGCAAAATTGGCCCTGCCCGAAATTACATTGGCGGTTATGCCCGGGGCGGGCGGCACGGCGCGGCTGTCGCGCCTTATACCATCGCAAATGGCGCGTTATCATATTTTAACCGGCGAGCGATTTTCGGGCGAGCAAGCCATGGCATGGGGTTTGGTGGCAAGGGTTTTTGCTGACGATGCGATAATGCCGGCGGTTGAAAAAATCGCCACCACCATGGCACAGTATTCGCGGTCGGCGTTGCAATCCATCAAGGCGTCGTTGCGCGACGCGTTGGAATTACCCTTGGCCCAGGCTATCAAAAACGAACGGCAACGATTTTACAATTTGTTTGATAGCGATGAGCAAAAAACCGCGATGGAAAAATTCTTGCAAAAGAAATAA
- the mutM gene encoding bifunctional DNA-formamidopyrimidine glycosylase/DNA-(apurinic or apyrimidinic site) lyase: MPELPEVETVRAGLAARLIGQEIKDIFWSGKKMRRALADGENNDAAQEKSLQKNWRGQKIRQVTRRAKYIVINGHDDGRVLLCHLGMSGFFRFVRHNDEEFGLLTHLLSDEKKLKHHMRAKHLHVLILLDNALVAFYDPRRFGFLSDVATDDLPHHPSLRTLGVEPMVATLDYLWGALQQYNLSLKSFLLNQKIIVGIGNIYAAEILWLAGLSPKKNCRKVKKPEAEKLLAAITVVLKTAIEKGGSSFSDFQNIDGELGYFASEWRAYGMAGKPCAQCAANKNSSAKARPAKAVIKKFVQNGRTTYYCPQHQK; encoded by the coding sequence ATGCCCGAATTGCCAGAGGTTGAAACGGTCCGCGCGGGCTTGGCGGCGCGACTTATCGGCCAAGAAATAAAAGATATATTTTGGTCGGGCAAAAAAATGCGCCGCGCGCTTGCCGACGGCGAAAATAATGATGCCGCGCAAGAAAAATCATTGCAAAAAAATTGGCGCGGGCAAAAAATTCGCCAGGTAACGCGCCGCGCCAAATATATTGTTATCAACGGCCATGATGATGGGCGGGTGTTGCTGTGCCATTTGGGGATGAGCGGTTTTTTTCGTTTTGTGCGCCATAATGATGAGGAATTTGGCTTGCTGACCCATTTGCTCAGCGACGAAAAAAAATTAAAACACCACATGCGCGCCAAGCATTTGCATGTTTTGATATTGCTGGATAATGCGCTGGTGGCATTTTACGACCCGCGACGTTTTGGCTTTTTGTCCGACGTGGCGACCGATGATTTGCCGCATCACCCGTCGTTGCGCACCCTTGGGGTTGAACCCATGGTGGCGACGCTTGATTACCTGTGGGGTGCGTTGCAACAATATAACCTGTCGCTAAAATCGTTTTTATTGAATCAAAAAATTATTGTCGGCATCGGCAATATTTACGCCGCAGAAATTTTGTGGCTGGCTGGCCTGTCGCCGAAAAAAAATTGCCGTAAGGTAAAAAAACCCGAGGCCGAAAAATTGCTCGCCGCCATAACCGTGGTGCTTAAAACCGCAATTGAAAAGGGCGGGTCGAGCTTTTCCGATTTTCAAAATATCGATGGTGAGTTGGGTTATTTCGCCAGCGAATGGCGCGCCTATGGCATGGCGGGCAAACCATGTGCGCAATGCGCGGCCAATAAAAACAGCTCGGCCAAGGCGCGCCCGGCAAAGGCGGTGATAAAAAAATTTGTCCAGAATGGCCGCACAACATATTATTGCCCCCAGCATCAAAAATAG